One stretch of Zingiber officinale cultivar Zhangliang chromosome 6B, Zo_v1.1, whole genome shotgun sequence DNA includes these proteins:
- the LOC121989876 gene encoding probable sulfate transporter 3.4, with product MDLEASTSTPTSTMEVHKVAVPKEKTTLDSLKHFLVEFFFPDNSMHKFKNKSFFMRVVLALQFVFPILEWGPHYNLNLLKSDVISGITIASLAIPQGISYAKLAGLPPILGLYSSFVPPLVYAVLGSSRDMAIGPVSIASLVMGSMLRELTLVNEDPSLYLQVAYTATFFAGVLQASLGFLRLGFILDFLSKPTLIGYMGGAAVIVSLQQLKGLLGLDHFSNQMGIIPVIQSIVVNRKEWKWQALVMGVSFLLFLLVARHISSKWPKLFWVSAAAPLTSVIISTIFSIIFKVSHHGIRTIGHLKEGVNPPSMDMLNFKGPYLGLAVKTGAISGILALTEGMAVGRTFASRKNYQFDGNQEMMAIGITNMAGSCTSCFVTTGSFSRSAVNCNAGCKTAVSNMIMAIVVLLTLLFIMPLFHNTPNVILSAIIITAVIGLIDIPAAVKLWKVDIMDFLACMAAFFGVLLISVPMGLAIAVGISLFKILIHVTRPNIVIMGNVQGTKCYRSISQYEEVTGVPSYLIIGIESPIYFTNSMYVQERILRWVREEEERVFMLKESPLRCIVLDMSAVARIDTSGLAALSELKKKLGDKYLEFVLANPVGEVTRKLFRSKALESFGPERIFMTVSEAIAGTLIKFEQDSSPLNQ from the exons ATGGACCTTGAAGCTTCAACATCCACTCCTACCTCAACCATGGAAGTCCACAAGGTAGCCGTGCCGAAAGAAAAGACTACCCTTGATTCTCTCAAGCATTTTCTGGTTGAATTCTTCTTCCCGGACAACTCCATGCACAAGTTCAAGAACAAATCTTTCTTCATGAGGGTGGTTTTGGCTCTCCAATTTGTCTTCCCAATCTTGGAGTGGGGCCCTCATTACAACCTGAATCTACTGAAGTCCGATGTCATCTCAGGGATCACCATTGCTAGTTTGGCCATCCCACAA GGAATTAGCTATGCTAAGCTTGCAGGCTTGCCTCCAATTCTAGGCCTTT ATTCTAGTTTTGTGCCACCACTGGTATATGCGGTGCTCGGAAGCTCGAGAGACATGGCGATTGGTCCAGTGTCAATTGCATCTTTAGTGATGGGATCCATGCTTCGAGAACTGACCTTGGTTAATGAAGACCCTTCCTTGTATCTTCAAGTTGCTTACACTGctaccttctttgctggtgtattGCAAGCCAGCTTAGGCTTTCTGAG GTTAGGATTCATATTAGATTTTCTATCGAAACCGACACTGATTGGATACATGGGCGGTGCCGCTGTTATAGTTTCTCTTCAGCAGCTCAAAGGACTGCTTGGACTAGATCACTTTAGTAACCAGATGGGGATCATTCCTGTTATTCAGTCTATTGTTGTGAATAGAAAAGAG TGGAAATGGCAAGCACTTGTCATGGGAGTCTCATTCCTTCTCTTTCTACTAGTCGCAAGGCATATA AGCTCTAAATGGCCCAAGCTCTTCTGGGTATCAGCTGCTGCTCCTTTAACCTCAGTGATCATCTCGACTATCTTTTCCATCATCTTCAAAGTCTCACATCATGGCATTAGAACA ATTGGGCATTTGAAGGAAGGAGTGAACCCCCCTTCAATGGACATGCTAAACTTCAAAGGTCCCTACTTAGGCCTTGCTGTTAAAACCGGAGCAATTTCAGGAATCTTGGCTCTCACA GAAGGCATGGCAGTGGGCAGAACATTTGCTTCTAGGAAAAACTATCAATTCGATGGCAACCAAGAGATGATGGCCATAGGAATTACGAACATGGCAGGATCATGCACTTCTTGTTTCGTGACGACTG GTTCCTTCTCTAGATCAGCTGTGAACTGCAATGCTGGGTGTAAGACAGCAGTTTCAAACATGATAATGGCAATTGTAGTGCTCCTCACGCTGCTATTTATCATGCCCCTCTTCCACAACACTCCTAATGTCATCTTGTCAGCGATCATCATAACAGCGGTCATTGGGCTAATCGACATCCCAGCCGCGGTTAAGTTGTGGAAGGTGGACATCATGGATTTCCTAGCTTGCATGGCTGCTTTCTTCGGGGTTCTTCTTATCTCAGTGCCTATGGGGCTTGCAATTGCA GTGGGCATATCTTTGTTCAAAATCTTGATTCATGTCACTCGGCCAAACATAGTGATCATGGGGAATGTCCAAGGAACTAAGTGCTATCGAAGTATATCGCAATACGAGGAAGTCACAGGGGTTCCTTCATATCTGATCATCGGTATCGAATCTCCTATATATTTCACCAACTCCATGTATGTTCAGGAAAG GATCTTGAGATGGGTcagggaagaggaagagagggtctTTATGCTGAAGGAGAGTCCCCTTAGATGCATTGTTTTGGACATGTCTG CAGTGGCAAGAATAGATACAAGTGGCTTGGCAGCACTCTCAGAGTTGAAGAAGAAACTTGGGGATAAATATCTCGAG TTTGTTTTGGCTAATCCTGTTGGAGAAGTGACAAGGAAGTTGTTTAGATCGAAGGCATTGGAGAGTTTCGGTCCAGAACGCATCTTTATGACAGTGAGCGAGGCCATTGCTGGAACTCTTATTAAGTTTGAGCAAGATAGCAGTCCATTGAACCAATAA